Proteins found in one Sulfuricurvum sp. genomic segment:
- a CDS encoding PhoU domain-containing protein — MLPSYEHKLIEIREMISMLLHDILLSSKQSLEAFENRDRDIYASVQSKIKTIKAVTDNIDTKTIQTIALFGPEANELRDLIVYLKMTNEIDRIVDSIDKYCKRFCDYIFDTFNLSPFNDPIVYLHKTTIHTLEYIYDFMMDIEHCNAHDLYRKVVIEESINDDIFSIIEKDILALIMTNSEHSMEYINVLGTLKNLERIADRGVSIAALLVYAQKGGELHLRSQIGK, encoded by the coding sequence ATGCTGCCGAGCTATGAACATAAATTGATTGAAATCCGCGAAATGATCTCTATGCTGCTTCACGATATTCTCTTATCAAGCAAACAATCCCTTGAAGCTTTTGAAAATCGTGACCGTGACATATATGCATCCGTCCAATCAAAGATAAAAACGATAAAAGCTGTTACAGATAACATCGATACGAAGACCATCCAAACGATCGCTCTTTTCGGCCCTGAAGCCAATGAGCTTAGAGACCTGATTGTTTATCTAAAAATGACGAATGAAATTGATCGTATTGTTGATAGCATCGATAAATACTGTAAACGCTTTTGCGACTATATTTTTGATACATTTAATTTAAGCCCGTTTAATGATCCGATCGTTTATCTTCATAAGACAACCATACACACACTCGAATATATTTATGATTTTATGATGGATATTGAACATTGCAATGCGCATGATCTTTACAGAAAAGTTGTTATTGAAGAATCGATAAACGATGATATTTTTTCCATCATTGAAAAAGATATTCTTGCATTGATTATGACCAATTCAGAACATTCTATGGAATATATTAATGTCCTCGGTACACTCAAAAATCTCGAACGGATTGCAGACCGCGGAGTGAGTATTGCTGCGTTACTCGTGTATGCACAAAAGGGTGGAGAATTACATTTGCGAAGTCAAATAGGTAAATAA
- a CDS encoding tetratricopeptide repeat protein has product MSFSKIAGVVLMSVFFAYADTVTSIHQVYQAAESGDLNGAHRMVEQVLKVHPESAKAHYVDAEILVRQGNLSDAKNELENAEKLAPGLPFAKPQAVQSLKQHLAISSNVQMNTSPVGAAQSNNHPIPWTMILLALGALVLVWLAIRSFSSRNNGYPAQYNGGTSGGYANYPNPNNPYGPSYPPQSSGLGGGIMSGLATGAAAGAGFVAGEELMHHFMDGSSSNNMHENINNTPIVNNEPSYDMGGNDFGVEDNSSWDDNSSDTLSDSGDDNW; this is encoded by the coding sequence ATGTCATTTTCTAAAATTGCAGGTGTAGTGCTTATGAGTGTTTTTTTTGCATACGCTGACACTGTTACGAGTATTCACCAAGTCTATCAGGCCGCAGAGTCAGGAGATTTGAACGGTGCCCACCGAATGGTTGAACAAGTCTTAAAAGTGCATCCCGAAAGTGCTAAAGCACATTATGTTGATGCAGAAATACTGGTTCGACAAGGCAATTTGTCTGATGCCAAAAATGAACTTGAAAATGCTGAAAAACTTGCACCCGGTTTACCGTTTGCTAAACCGCAAGCCGTTCAAAGTTTAAAACAGCATTTGGCTATCTCTTCTAATGTACAGATGAATACAAGTCCCGTAGGTGCCGCCCAATCCAATAATCATCCTATTCCATGGACAATGATACTTTTGGCTTTAGGTGCTCTTGTGCTGGTCTGGTTAGCTATCCGTTCTTTTTCTTCACGAAACAACGGATATCCTGCTCAGTACAACGGCGGTACAAGCGGAGGATATGCAAACTATCCGAATCCAAATAATCCGTATGGGCCGTCTTATCCTCCGCAAAGCAGTGGATTGGGCGGTGGAATAATGTCCGGTTTGGCAACCGGGGCTGCTGCCGGTGCCGGTTTTGTAGCAGGGGAAGAACTGATGCACCACTTCATGGATGGTTCATCATCAAACAATATGCATGAGAATATAAACAATACGCCAATCGTGAATAATGAACCTTCCTATGATATGGGCGGCAACGATTTCGGAGTAGAAGACAATTCCTCATGGGATGATAACTCTTCTGATACACTGTCAGATTCCGGTGATGATAATTGGTGA
- a CDS encoding phosphatase PAP2 family protein gives MPTNRYIIYTSIAVVLSACFSYFFVDRSLALYFHNLHSYWVDPLFHDITKIGDSQYSLFLTFTLFLFSYKKNHQFAYKALYLFSIVAISGLLVDLIKIIVGRLRPDMLFEHNMYGFVGFHLGSEFNSLPSGHSATAFALCIGLTLLSPKHKMLFLMIAVLVCASRVILNFHYLSDVLVGGLIGGLVAYFMYQKYMLHHKLFHTSEVTLNSKTH, from the coding sequence TTGCCAACGAACAGATATATCATTTATACGTCAATTGCCGTAGTGTTAAGTGCATGTTTTTCCTATTTTTTTGTAGACAGATCTCTTGCCCTTTATTTTCATAATTTGCACAGTTATTGGGTTGATCCCTTATTTCACGATATTACTAAAATCGGAGATTCTCAATATAGCTTGTTTTTAACCTTTACTCTTTTTTTATTCTCTTATAAAAAAAATCATCAATTTGCCTACAAAGCTTTATATCTCTTTAGTATTGTAGCCATCAGCGGTCTTTTGGTCGATCTGATAAAAATCATTGTCGGACGTTTACGACCTGATATGTTATTTGAACATAATATGTATGGATTTGTAGGTTTTCACTTGGGTTCAGAGTTCAATTCATTACCATCGGGTCATTCTGCAACAGCTTTTGCGCTATGTATCGGACTCACACTACTATCTCCGAAACATAAAATGCTGTTTCTTATGATTGCCGTTTTGGTTTGTGCCAGTCGTGTAATACTCAATTTCCATTACTTGAGTGATGTTTTGGTCGGAGGCCTCATAGGCGGGTTGGTAGCATATTTTATGTACCAAAAATATATGTTGCATCATAAACTATTTCATACTTCTGAAGTTACGTTAAACAGTAAAACTCATTGA
- a CDS encoding lysylphosphatidylglycerol synthase transmembrane domain-containing protein — protein MFNMINILKFSFSLLFLWIAFRVVNFHTVVPIIMHADRTFIIFAFILQLASTILASYRWSLIMGALHFHQTFLFYLGSYFKGAFFNQALPGSIGGDAVRGLELGSMGYSKKEAFAGIFIDRIVGLVGLLILNFSANLLSHDLLPIWLFHLVNMICIGGIIGFSTLIVLHKIQWLHTYKATRLFANLSHRFRQVYATRQTILVQVGLSVIIHFLSVLAFYEIARSVGIPLPLSLFLVVVPPVFLLTIVPISLAGWGVRESAMVGIFILVGGSKEAILSVSLLYGIMLIIASLPGLLIWARGKRLV, from the coding sequence ATGTTTAACATGATCAATATTCTAAAATTCTCTTTCTCCCTCCTTTTTTTATGGATCGCATTTAGAGTGGTGAACTTTCATACGGTTGTTCCTATCATTATGCATGCTGACAGAACTTTTATTATTTTCGCTTTTATTCTTCAATTGGCCAGTACGATCCTTGCTTCCTATCGATGGTCACTTATTATGGGTGCACTCCATTTTCATCAAACCTTTTTATTTTATTTGGGAAGTTATTTCAAAGGAGCTTTTTTCAATCAGGCATTGCCCGGGAGTATCGGAGGTGACGCAGTTCGAGGGCTTGAGCTTGGGAGTATGGGATACAGTAAAAAAGAAGCTTTCGCCGGTATTTTCATAGACCGTATTGTCGGACTCGTAGGACTTTTGATTTTAAATTTCAGTGCAAATTTATTGAGTCATGATCTTTTACCAATATGGCTGTTTCATCTGGTCAATATGATTTGTATCGGCGGTATAATAGGCTTTAGTACTCTTATCGTATTACATAAAATACAATGGCTCCATACCTATAAAGCCACCCGTTTATTTGCAAATCTTTCGCATCGTTTTCGACAAGTCTATGCTACCAGACAAACGATCCTCGTTCAGGTCGGATTATCAGTCATCATCCATTTTTTATCTGTTTTGGCGTTTTATGAAATAGCCCGTTCAGTCGGGATTCCTTTGCCGCTGAGCCTTTTTTTGGTCGTAGTCCCTCCGGTCTTTTTGCTTACCATTGTTCCGATATCACTGGCGGGTTGGGGAGTGCGTGAAAGTGCGATGGTCGGGATTTTTATCCTAGTCGGCGGTTCCAAAGAGGCTATCCTCTCCGTTTCTCTTTTATATGGAATCATGCTGATTATCGCGAGCTTACCGGGGTTGTTGATTTGGGCCAGAGGGAAAAGGCTTGTTTAA
- a CDS encoding glycosyltransferase family 9 protein gives MHVDTMRNVDYWVGIPLCFVGTLIQKSLSWLPSKRTASPTNILLIELSEMGSTILVDPAMQKLKRELNANLHFVIFKKNKPSLDLLKTVPEENIFTIREESLFSLVADTIRFLFWTRAKQIDTVIDLELFSRFTALLSGFSGAQRKVGFHAFYNEGLYRGSMLTHEVAYNPHQHISKNFIALVNSLLINSHQIPYSKTAVGDEEIVLNKVSVPPEEQYKMRQKIADQYPLYDSNYHHIVLFNANASDMMPLRRWDQKNYIHLAKRILDAHPEIIILLTGAPAEFEGLQNIPDALPSDRCINFAGKIAFSELVALYEISEFMLTNDSGPGHFSAVTSMPSFVFFGPETPKLYGSLGITTPIYAGLACSPCVSATNHRKSACNDNLCMQAIGVDAVYSLLQPSLLKSRFEQV, from the coding sequence ATGCATGTTGATACGATGAGGAATGTCGATTATTGGGTCGGGATTCCGTTGTGTTTTGTCGGGACTCTCATTCAAAAATCATTATCATGGCTCCCATCCAAACGTACTGCCTCCCCTACAAACATTCTTTTGATCGAACTCTCGGAAATGGGAAGTACCATCCTTGTTGATCCTGCGATGCAAAAACTCAAACGCGAGTTAAACGCAAATCTTCACTTTGTCATCTTTAAAAAGAACAAACCAAGCCTTGATCTTCTCAAAACCGTACCGGAAGAGAATATATTTACCATCCGTGAAGAAAGCCTTTTCTCACTTGTTGCCGATACGATCCGTTTTTTATTTTGGACACGGGCGAAACAGATCGATACCGTAATCGATTTGGAACTTTTTTCCCGTTTTACGGCACTTTTGAGCGGTTTCTCCGGTGCACAGAGAAAAGTGGGTTTTCATGCATTTTACAATGAAGGGCTTTATCGCGGATCAATGCTGACACATGAAGTGGCCTACAACCCTCACCAGCACATCAGTAAAAACTTTATCGCGCTGGTCAATTCTTTGCTGATTAACAGCCATCAAATTCCCTACAGCAAAACTGCAGTAGGTGATGAAGAAATCGTTTTAAATAAAGTGTCAGTACCCCCTGAAGAGCAATACAAAATGCGACAAAAAATAGCTGACCAGTATCCTCTCTACGATTCAAACTACCATCATATAGTCCTCTTTAACGCCAATGCCAGTGATATGATGCCCCTTCGCAGGTGGGATCAAAAAAATTATATCCATCTTGCGAAACGGATATTGGACGCTCACCCTGAGATCATCATTCTTCTCACCGGTGCCCCCGCTGAATTTGAAGGATTGCAAAATATTCCCGATGCTCTGCCATCGGATCGATGCATCAATTTTGCCGGAAAAATAGCGTTTTCTGAGTTGGTTGCTCTGTATGAAATCTCCGAATTCATGCTTACAAACGATTCGGGACCGGGACATTTTTCTGCTGTTACCTCCATGCCCTCTTTTGTGTTTTTCGGCCCGGAAACACCAAAACTGTACGGATCATTGGGTATCACTACTCCCATTTATGCCGGACTTGCATGTTCACCGTGCGTGAGTGCCACCAATCACCGTAAATCTGCGTGCAACGACAATCTTTGTATGCAAGCAATCGGTGTAGATGCTGTCTATTCGCTTCTTCAGCCTTCATTGCTTAAAAGCCGTTTTGAACAGGTGTAG